The proteins below come from a single Amphiura filiformis unplaced genomic scaffold, Afil_fr2py scaffold_50, whole genome shotgun sequence genomic window:
- the LOC140144331 gene encoding methyltransferase-like protein 27: MATADDKCLSIYNQALPTNQDELFILYDQWADSYDQEAKQFGYKGPQVAASILADHLPDKNARILDFCSGTGLVGEQLKTRQFINIDAIDMSPNSLKVSEEKQVYKTLICSEIGSTPLDIKCDTYGGLVCCGSFTPGHLNQSCFPEMIRIVKPGGIIVISMREEYLWTAKEFQNNQLEEAIQDMVAQEKWILVARKTCEGYFHDKTGVTFVFRTLFDGTKFK; this comes from the exons atGGCCACGGCAGATGATAAATGTTTATCGATTTACAACCAGGCACTGCCGACTAACCAAGACGAATTGTTCATTCTATATGATCAATGGGCAGATTCTTATGACCAG GAAGCCAAACAATTTGGCTACAAAGGACCTCAAGTAGCTGCAAGTATACTTGCTGATCACCTCCCAGACAAGAATGCCCGGATTCTTGATTTCTGTTCTGGTACCGGTTTGGTAGGCGAACAG CTTAAAACGCGTCAATTCATTAACATAGATGCCATTGATATGTCACCGAATAGCCTCAAAGTCAGTGAGGAAAAACAAGTTTACAAAACACTCATCTGCTCCGAGATTGGTTCAACCCCTCTGGACATTAAATGTG ATACATATGGTGGATTGGTGTGCTGTGGCTCCTTTACTCCTGGTCATCTAAACCAATCCTGCTTTCCGGAGATGATAAGAATTGTTAAACCCG GTGGTATTATTGTGATTTCAATGAGAGAAGAGTATCTTTGGACTGCGAAGGAGTTTCAGAATAATCAATTGGAAGAGGCAATTCAAGACATGGTTGCTCAAGAAAAGTGGATCCTTGTTGCCAGAAAAACGTGTGAAGGGTACTTTCATGACAAGACGGGTGTTACATTTGTCTTCAGAACTCTTTTTGATGGAACAAAGTTCAAATGA